One part of the Arabidopsis thaliana chromosome 1 sequence genome encodes these proteins:
- a CDS encoding Caleosin-related family protein (Caleosin-related family protein; CONTAINS InterPro DOMAIN/s: Caleosin related (InterPro:IPR007736); BEST Arabidopsis thaliana protein match is: Caleosin-related family protein (TAIR:AT1G70670.1); Has 342 Blast hits to 337 proteins in 61 species: Archae - 0; Bacteria - 0; Metazoa - 0; Fungi - 60; Plants - 279; Viruses - 0; Other Eukaryotes - 3 (source: NCBI BLink).): protein MSHQTVALASKAKSPKPKRGKLDKEKMTALEKHVSFFDRNKDGTVYPWETYQGFRALGTGRLLAAFVAIFINMGLSKKTRPGKGFSPLFPIDVKNSHLCMHGSDTDVYDDDGRFVESKFEEIFNKHARTHKDALTAEEIQKMLKTNRDPFDITGWLSDYGEWKILHTLAQDKNGLLSEKSVRAIYDGSLFHQLEKKRSSSSSRGKKQKLP, encoded by the exons ATGTCTCATCAGACAGTAGCGCTAGCCTCTAAGGCTAAGTCTCCTAAACCCAAAA GAGGAAAGTTAGATAAGGAAAAAATGACTGCATTGGAGAAACATGTTTCCTTCTTCGACAGGAACAAAGACGGCACCGTTTATCCATGGGAAACCTACCAAG GATTTAGAGCGCTCGGGACAGGGCGTCTTTTGGCGGCTTTTGTTGCTATATTCATCAACATGGGACTCAGCAAGAAAACTCGTCCG GGAAAGGGATTCTCGCCGTTGTTTCCAATAGACGTGAAGAATAGTCACCTTTGCATGCACGGTAGTGACACCGACGTCTATGACGATGACGGAAG ATTTGTGGAATCAAAATTCGAGGAAATATTCAACAAGCATGCTCGCACACATAAAGATGCTCTCACTGCAGAGGAAATTCAAAAAATGCTTAAGACTAACAGGGATCCTTTCGATATCACAGGATG GCTTTCAGATTATGGAGAATGGAAAATATTACATACGTTAGCTCAAGACAAAAATGGTTTGTTATCGGAAAAGAGCGTCAGGGCCATCTACGATGGTAGCCTTTTCCACCAActggagaaaaaaagatcttcttcttcttctcgtggcaagaaacaaaaactaccATAA
- a CDS encoding Caleosin-related family protein has translation MFFCFCFCESKKGLCMETYLWDYVVYVGGKLDKEKMTALEKHVSFFDRNKDGTVYPWETYQGFRALGTGRLLAAFVAIFINMGLSKKTRPGKGFSPLFPIDVKNSHLCMHGSDTDVYDDDGRFVESKFEEIFNKHARTHKDALTAEEIQKMLKTNRDPFDITGWLSDYGEWKILHTLAQDKNGLLSEKSVRAIYDGSLFHQLEKKRSSSSSRGKKQKLP, from the exons atgtttttttgtttttgtttttgtgagtCGAAAAAGGGTCTATGCATGGAAACATATTTGTGGGATTATGTTGTTTATGTAGGAGGAAAGTTAGATAAGGAAAAAATGACTGCATTGGAGAAACATGTTTCCTTCTTCGACAGGAACAAAGACGGCACCGTTTATCCATGGGAAACCTACCAAG GATTTAGAGCGCTCGGGACAGGGCGTCTTTTGGCGGCTTTTGTTGCTATATTCATCAACATGGGACTCAGCAAGAAAACTCGTCCG GGAAAGGGATTCTCGCCGTTGTTTCCAATAGACGTGAAGAATAGTCACCTTTGCATGCACGGTAGTGACACCGACGTCTATGACGATGACGGAAG ATTTGTGGAATCAAAATTCGAGGAAATATTCAACAAGCATGCTCGCACACATAAAGATGCTCTCACTGCAGAGGAAATTCAAAAAATGCTTAAGACTAACAGGGATCCTTTCGATATCACAGGATG GCTTTCAGATTATGGAGAATGGAAAATATTACATACGTTAGCTCAAGACAAAAATGGTTTGTTATCGGAAAAGAGCGTCAGGGCCATCTACGATGGTAGCCTTTTCCACCAActggagaaaaaaagatcttcttcttcttctcgtggcaagaaacaaaaactaccATAA
- a CDS encoding Caleosin-related family protein (Caleosin-related family protein; FUNCTIONS IN: lipase activity, calcium ion binding; LOCATED IN: extracellular region; EXPRESSED IN: 9 plant structures; EXPRESSED DURING: 4 anthesis, LP.02 two leaves visible, 4 leaf senescence stage, petal differentiation and expansion stage; CONTAINS InterPro DOMAIN/s: Caleosin related (InterPro:IPR007736); BEST Arabidopsis thaliana protein match is: Caleosin-related family protein (TAIR:AT1G70670.1); Has 30201 Blast hits to 17322 proteins in 780 species: Archae - 12; Bacteria - 1396; Metazoa - 17338; Fungi - 3422; Plants - 5037; Viruses - 0; Other Eukaryotes - 2996 (source: NCBI BLink).), whose translation MTALEKHVSFFDRNKDGTVYPWETYQGFRALGTGRLLAAFVAIFINMGLSKKTRPGKGFSPLFPIDVKNSHLCMHGSDTDVYDDDGRFVESKFEEIFNKHARTHKDALTAEEIQKMLKTNRDPFDITGWLSDYGEWKILHTLAQDKNGLLSEKSVRAIYDGSLFHQLEKKRSSSSSRGKKQKLP comes from the exons ATGACTGCATTGGAGAAACATGTTTCCTTCTTCGACAGGAACAAAGACGGCACCGTTTATCCATGGGAAACCTACCAAG GATTTAGAGCGCTCGGGACAGGGCGTCTTTTGGCGGCTTTTGTTGCTATATTCATCAACATGGGACTCAGCAAGAAAACTCGTCCG GGAAAGGGATTCTCGCCGTTGTTTCCAATAGACGTGAAGAATAGTCACCTTTGCATGCACGGTAGTGACACCGACGTCTATGACGATGACGGAAG ATTTGTGGAATCAAAATTCGAGGAAATATTCAACAAGCATGCTCGCACACATAAAGATGCTCTCACTGCAGAGGAAATTCAAAAAATGCTTAAGACTAACAGGGATCCTTTCGATATCACAGGATG GCTTTCAGATTATGGAGAATGGAAAATATTACATACGTTAGCTCAAGACAAAAATGGTTTGTTATCGGAAAAGAGCGTCAGGGCCATCTACGATGGTAGCCTTTTCCACCAActggagaaaaaaagatcttcttcttcttctcgtggcaagaaacaaaaactaccATAA
- a CDS encoding Caleosin-related family protein (Caleosin-related family protein; CONTAINS InterPro DOMAIN/s: Caleosin related (InterPro:IPR007736); BEST Arabidopsis thaliana protein match is: Caleosin-related family protein (TAIR:AT1G70670.1); Has 35333 Blast hits to 34131 proteins in 2444 species: Archae - 798; Bacteria - 22429; Metazoa - 974; Fungi - 991; Plants - 531; Viruses - 0; Other Eukaryotes - 9610 (source: NCBI BLink).), which yields MFFCFCFCESKKGLCMETYLWDYVVYVGGKLDKEKMTALEKHVSFFDRNKDGTVYPWETYQGFRALGTGRLLAAFVAIFINMGLSKKTRPGKGFSPLFPIDVKNSHLCMHGSDTDVYDDDGRFVESKFEEIFNKHARTHKDALTAEEIQKMLKTNRDPFDITGWFVVSELFQTN from the exons atgtttttttgtttttgtttttgtgagtCGAAAAAGGGTCTATGCATGGAAACATATTTGTGGGATTATGTTGTTTATGTAGGAGGAAAGTTAGATAAGGAAAAAATGACTGCATTGGAGAAACATGTTTCCTTCTTCGACAGGAACAAAGACGGCACCGTTTATCCATGGGAAACCTACCAAG GATTTAGAGCGCTCGGGACAGGGCGTCTTTTGGCGGCTTTTGTTGCTATATTCATCAACATGGGACTCAGCAAGAAAACTCGTCCG GGAAAGGGATTCTCGCCGTTGTTTCCAATAGACGTGAAGAATAGTCACCTTTGCATGCACGGTAGTGACACCGACGTCTATGACGATGACGGAAG ATTTGTGGAATCAAAATTCGAGGAAATATTCAACAAGCATGCTCGCACACATAAAGATGCTCTCACTGCAGAGGAAATTCAAAAAATGCTTAAGACTAACAGGGATCCTTTCGATATCACAGGATGGTTCGTTGTTTCTGAATTATTTCAAACGAATTAA
- a CDS encoding Caleosin-related family protein (Caleosin-related family protein; CONTAINS InterPro DOMAIN/s: Caleosin related (InterPro:IPR007736); BEST Arabidopsis thaliana protein match is: Caleosin-related family protein (TAIR:AT1G23240.1); Has 299 Blast hits to 298 proteins in 59 species: Archae - 0; Bacteria - 0; Metazoa - 0; Fungi - 58; Plants - 240; Viruses - 0; Other Eukaryotes - 1 (source: NCBI BLink).) → MWNALKRLPLFPPSPKEDKQLRKERLHWRNMCPSLTETVTALFIHEKPTKGFRALGTGRFMSAFVAVFFNMGLSQKTRPVQLFGYILPLFLKPFVCTVVTTDVYDKDGRFVESKFEEIFNKHARTHKDALTAKEIKQMLKTNREPYDFIGWLSDFIEWKILHTLAQDNGLLTEDAVRGVYDGSLFQQLEKKRSSSSSRGKKQKLP, encoded by the exons GAAGATAAACAGTTGAGGAAGGAAAGACTGCATTGGAGAAACATGTGTCCTTCTTTGACCGAAACGGTGACGGCATTGTTTATCCATGAGAAACCTACCAAG GGATTTAGAGCACTCGGGACAGGGCGTTTCATGTCGGCTTTTGTTGCTGTCTTCTTCAACATGGGACTCAGCCAGAAAACTCGTCCG GTTCAACTATTCGGATATATCTTACCATTGTTTTTGAAACCATTTGTATGCACGGTAGTGACAACCGACGTCTACGACAAAGACGGAAG ATTTGTGGAATCAAAATTCGAGGAGATATTCAACAAGCATGCTCGCACACATAAAGATGCTCTCACTGCAAAGGAAATTAAACAAATGCTTAAGACTAACAGAGAACCTTACGATTTCATCGGATG GCTTTCAGATTTTATAGAATGGAAAATATTACATACGTTAGCTCAAGACAATGGTTTGTTGACGGAAGATGCAGTAAGAGGCGTCTACGATGGTAGCCTTTTCCAACAActggagaaaaaaagatcatcttcttcatctcgtggcaagaaacaaaaactaccTTAA
- a CDS encoding Caleosin-related family protein — translation MCPSLTETVTALFIHEKPTKGFRALGTGRFMSAFVAVFFNMGLSQKTRPVQLFGYILPLFLKPFVCTVVTTDVYDKDGRFVESKFEEIFNKHARTHKDALTAKEIKQMLKTNREPYDFIGWLSDFIEWKILHTLAQDNGLLTEDAVRGVYDGSLFQQLEKKRSSSSSRGKKQKLP, via the exons ATGTGTCCTTCTTTGACCGAAACGGTGACGGCATTGTTTATCCATGAGAAACCTACCAAG GGATTTAGAGCACTCGGGACAGGGCGTTTCATGTCGGCTTTTGTTGCTGTCTTCTTCAACATGGGACTCAGCCAGAAAACTCGTCCG GTTCAACTATTCGGATATATCTTACCATTGTTTTTGAAACCATTTGTATGCACGGTAGTGACAACCGACGTCTACGACAAAGACGGAAG ATTTGTGGAATCAAAATTCGAGGAGATATTCAACAAGCATGCTCGCACACATAAAGATGCTCTCACTGCAAAGGAAATTAAACAAATGCTTAAGACTAACAGAGAACCTTACGATTTCATCGGATG GCTTTCAGATTTTATAGAATGGAAAATATTACATACGTTAGCTCAAGACAATGGTTTGTTGACGGAAGATGCAGTAAGAGGCGTCTACGATGGTAGCCTTTTCCAACAActggagaaaaaaagatcatcttcttcatctcgtggcaagaaacaaaaactaccTTAA